A portion of the Pseudomonas sp. GR 6-02 genome contains these proteins:
- a CDS encoding APC family permease, producing MSINDRLTEHLNRGTVGFPTALASTIGLIMASPVILTATMGFGIGGSAFAVAMLIAVVMMLAQATTFAEAASILPTTGSVYDYINCGMGRFFAITGTLSAYLIVHVFAGTAETILSGVMALVNFEHLNTLAESAGGSWLLGVGFVVVFGILNAFGVSAFGRAEIILTFGMWTTLMVFGVLGLIAAPAVQLDGWFGVSLVGTDLITILSLVGMAMFMFVGCEFVTPLAPDLRQSAKVMPKAMILGLLSVASCMFIYGAAMKRQVENVLLDAAGGVHLLDTPMAIPKFAEQVMGNIGPMWLGIGFLFAGAATINTLMAGVPRILYGMAVDGALPKVFTYLHPRFKTPLLCILVAMLIPCLHALYLGGNTDNIMHLVLAAVCAWSFAYLLVTLSVVMLRIRRPDLPRAYRSPFFPLPQILSSVGILLGMWFITPPGMNPADIYVPFAVMLGGTAVYALFWTLVVQKVNPFKPASVEEVLAKEFSNEPGHPDNGYIDHAAKTV from the coding sequence ATGTCGATCAATGACAGACTCACCGAGCATTTGAACCGGGGCACGGTCGGTTTTCCCACTGCGCTCGCCAGTACCATTGGTCTGATCATGGCCAGCCCGGTGATTCTCACCGCGACCATGGGCTTTGGCATCGGCGGCAGCGCCTTCGCGGTGGCCATGCTGATTGCCGTGGTGATGATGTTGGCCCAGGCGACCACCTTCGCTGAAGCGGCATCGATCCTGCCGACTACCGGTTCGGTCTACGACTACATCAATTGCGGCATGGGCCGCTTCTTTGCTATCACTGGCACGTTGTCGGCCTACCTGATCGTGCATGTGTTCGCAGGCACTGCCGAGACCATTCTTTCCGGGGTCATGGCCCTGGTGAACTTCGAGCACCTCAATACCTTGGCAGAATCTGCCGGTGGTTCCTGGTTGCTTGGGGTTGGGTTCGTCGTGGTGTTCGGGATTCTCAATGCCTTCGGCGTCAGCGCCTTCGGCAGGGCAGAGATCATTCTGACCTTCGGCATGTGGACCACGTTGATGGTGTTTGGCGTGTTGGGGTTGATCGCGGCGCCAGCGGTGCAACTGGATGGCTGGTTCGGTGTATCCCTTGTGGGTACTGACCTGATCACCATCCTGTCGCTGGTGGGCATGGCCATGTTCATGTTCGTCGGTTGTGAGTTCGTCACCCCTCTGGCGCCGGACTTGCGCCAATCGGCCAAGGTCATGCCCAAGGCGATGATTCTGGGGTTGTTGAGCGTTGCGTCGTGCATGTTCATCTATGGCGCGGCAATGAAGCGTCAAGTGGAGAACGTGTTGCTTGATGCCGCCGGTGGCGTGCATCTGCTCGATACACCGATGGCCATTCCAAAGTTCGCCGAGCAGGTGATGGGCAATATCGGTCCGATGTGGCTGGGGATCGGCTTTCTGTTTGCCGGGGCGGCGACCATCAATACGCTGATGGCGGGTGTGCCGAGGATTCTTTACGGCATGGCAGTCGACGGCGCGTTGCCCAAGGTCTTCACCTACTTGCACCCACGCTTCAAGACGCCGCTGCTGTGCATTCTGGTGGCGATGCTGATTCCTTGCCTGCATGCGCTGTATCTGGGCGGTAACACTGACAACATCATGCATCTAGTGTTGGCCGCCGTTTGTGCCTGGAGTTTTGCCTATCTGCTGGTGACGCTGTCGGTGGTAATGCTGCGCATCCGTCGTCCCGATCTGCCACGGGCCTATCGCTCGCCCTTCTTCCCGTTGCCACAGATCCTTTCCAGCGTCGGCATCCTGCTGGGCATGTGGTTTATCACGCCGCCCGGCATGAACCCCGCGGATATCTATGTCCCGTTCGCGGTGATGCTTGGTGGCACCGCGGTGTACGCGCTGTTCTGGACGTTAGTCGTACAGAAGGTCAATCCATTCAAGCCTGCTTCGGTGGAAGAAGTGCTGGCCAAGGAGTTCTCCAATGAACCGGGGCACCCCGACAACGGGTATATCGACCATGCTGCAAAAACTGTCTGA
- a CDS encoding DUF3156 family protein, whose product MLQKLSELFSARRAPAGYRPGVTLEHLRRNLGLASFEQTEPTAARASLDDGSLQLEIVERTESQLLMHLVMTEFVIRVPASTEGAASFELHHSGAVRRTGIRCRQRAGDPALLARLQARLQEDSALHQALMPLDFKRLRIDLQGHQWCVRLEHMGGSEVVNRMPAFRRYIALSRDQRTWLLEALTGLQRLLRTL is encoded by the coding sequence ATGCTGCAAAAACTGTCTGAGCTGTTCAGCGCCAGACGCGCCCCAGCCGGTTATCGACCTGGGGTGACGCTCGAGCACCTGCGGCGCAACCTCGGTCTGGCCAGTTTCGAGCAGACAGAGCCGACAGCGGCCCGGGCTTCGCTGGACGATGGCAGCCTGCAATTGGAGATCGTCGAGCGCACCGAGTCGCAGCTGTTGATGCACCTGGTCATGACCGAGTTCGTGATCCGGGTGCCTGCCTCGACTGAGGGCGCGGCGAGCTTCGAACTGCACCATAGCGGGGCTGTTCGACGGACCGGGATCCGCTGTCGGCAGCGTGCTGGAGATCCCGCGCTATTAGCCAGGTTGCAAGCCAGGTTGCAGGAAGACAGTGCGCTGCACCAGGCCTTGATGCCGTTGGACTTCAAACGCTTGCGCATCGATCTGCAAGGGCATCAGTGGTGCGTACGGCTGGAGCATATGGGTGGCAGCGAGGTGGTCAACCGGATGCCGGCCTTTCGTCGCTACATCGCTTTGAGCCGTGATCAACGCACTTGGCTGCTTGAAGCGTTGACTGGATTGCAGCGCTTGTTGCGCACGCTTTGA
- the feaR gene encoding transcriptional regulator FeaR has product MSIHQSMQDGLETWTRDLRAACGHFDTELAYNRSLFIGEVSECSRGGLSLANLRTNAGLIKRDKPNADHDNEQDCFLVSQRSGYCQITQYGQSIQLAPGDLLLMDSAGSIEISPFGLIEHVSVSLSRNEVCKQLGSQSRTFGKISSSKACGRMLHVLVDQLCKDAWVGEGAVGEGEALQSAFVSLLGSAFDQDQVSGDDVTSLQGNNLRSYVQKVIDESLTQPGLSPVGLANRLNISVRHLYRLFEEQDDSVCRYIQRARLKRSADDLTNPFLRSESITSIAYKWGFTDSAHFSRSFKKQFELSPKDFRSSHLQQAVGTA; this is encoded by the coding sequence ATGAGCATCCATCAGTCTATGCAAGATGGGTTGGAAACCTGGACCCGGGATCTGCGAGCAGCCTGTGGTCATTTCGACACAGAATTGGCCTACAACCGTTCGCTGTTCATTGGCGAGGTTTCCGAGTGTTCCCGGGGCGGTCTGTCCTTGGCGAACTTGCGTACCAACGCAGGGCTTATCAAGCGCGACAAGCCCAACGCCGATCACGACAACGAACAGGATTGCTTCCTGGTCAGCCAGCGCAGCGGTTACTGCCAGATCACCCAGTACGGACAGAGCATCCAGTTGGCTCCCGGGGACCTGCTGCTGATGGACTCGGCAGGTTCCATTGAAATCAGCCCATTCGGGCTGATCGAGCATGTCTCGGTCTCCTTGTCCCGCAACGAAGTGTGCAAACAGCTTGGCAGCCAGTCCCGGACGTTCGGCAAGATTTCCTCGAGCAAGGCCTGTGGGCGGATGCTGCATGTGCTGGTGGATCAGCTGTGCAAGGACGCGTGGGTGGGCGAGGGCGCAGTCGGTGAGGGTGAGGCGTTGCAATCGGCTTTTGTATCGTTGCTGGGTTCGGCATTCGATCAGGATCAGGTGTCGGGGGATGACGTTACTTCGTTGCAGGGCAACAACCTGCGCAGTTATGTGCAGAAAGTCATCGACGAGTCCCTGACCCAGCCGGGCTTGAGTCCCGTCGGGCTGGCCAATCGATTGAACATTTCAGTGCGGCACTTGTATCGGTTATTTGAAGAGCAGGACGATAGCGTCTGTCGCTACATTCAACGGGCGCGGCTCAAGCGCAGCGCCGATGACCTGACCAATCCGTTCTTGCGTAGCGAATCGATCACCTCCATCGCTTACAAGTGGGGTTTCACCGACTCGGCGCATTTCAGCCGCTCGTTCAAGAAGCAGTTCGAGCTGTCACCCAAGGATTTTCGTTCCAGTCATTTGCAGCAGGCGGTGGGGACGGCTTGA
- a CDS encoding SDR family oxidoreductase: MPDDLDFSGKTVLVTGGAQGIGRAIVEAFAWRGARVVIADLQLSQAQALASELSGQTCQVEAVGVDLADATAVFEMVRALEQRWGRLDILVHNAGYFPLTPFADITPSILERTLAVNLSALFWLTQAALPMFHRQGGGCVLVTSSVTGPKVAYPGLSHYAASKAGVNGFIRNAALELAGHNVRVNGVEPGMIATPAMGNLGDDQLNENIASRVPLGRLGKAADIAGAMLFLASDLATYITGQTLVVDGGSTLPEV; this comes from the coding sequence ATGCCTGATGACCTGGATTTCAGCGGTAAAACCGTACTGGTGACCGGCGGCGCCCAAGGCATTGGCCGGGCGATCGTCGAAGCCTTCGCCTGGCGCGGTGCGCGAGTGGTAATCGCCGACCTGCAACTGTCACAGGCTCAGGCACTGGCCAGCGAATTGTCCGGGCAGACGTGTCAGGTCGAAGCTGTGGGCGTCGATCTGGCCGATGCCACGGCAGTGTTCGAGATGGTCCGGGCACTGGAGCAACGCTGGGGTCGGCTCGATATTCTGGTGCACAACGCCGGGTATTTTCCGCTGACACCGTTTGCCGACATCACGCCATCCATTCTCGAGCGCACCCTGGCGGTCAATCTCTCGGCATTGTTCTGGCTGACCCAGGCGGCCTTGCCGATGTTTCACCGTCAGGGCGGTGGTTGTGTGCTGGTCACTTCGTCAGTTACCGGCCCAAAAGTGGCTTATCCGGGGCTGAGCCATTACGCGGCATCAAAAGCCGGGGTCAACGGTTTCATCCGCAACGCGGCACTGGAACTGGCCGGACACAACGTGCGGGTCAATGGCGTCGAGCCGGGCATGATCGCGACGCCAGCCATGGGCAATCTGGGGGACGACCAACTGAACGAAAATATCGCCAGTCGAGTGCCCCTGGGACGGCTTGGCAAGGCGGCGGATATTGCCGGAGCCATGCTGTTTCTAGCATCGGATCTGGCAACTTACATCACCGGACAGACGCTGGTGGTCGATGGCGGCTCGACCTTGCCAGAGGTTTGA
- a CDS encoding SDR family NAD(P)-dependent oxidoreductase, with protein MPEPRIVAITGAGTGIGAACARLYAAEGASLVLIGRRREPLEQIARETGGLVLVGDAACPDAWAGFVAQIRQRYGRLDVLLACAGGLGLGSATDTSPQTWEAALRSNLDSAFYSARACLPLLLESTGNIVLIGSIASLAAGPEVCGYTTAKHALLGLNRSLARDYGPRGVRVNAVCPGWVRTPMADQEMQPLMDFYGETLQQAYDRVCADVPLRRPASAEEMARVCRFLASSEASIITGATVVADGGSSIVDVPTLAYTHMEPSHA; from the coding sequence ATGCCTGAGCCACGTATCGTTGCAATCACCGGTGCCGGGACGGGCATCGGTGCTGCCTGTGCCCGGCTGTATGCAGCCGAAGGCGCCAGTCTGGTGTTGATCGGCCGCCGCCGCGAGCCCCTGGAGCAAATTGCCCGGGAGACCGGCGGGCTGGTTTTGGTCGGCGATGCCGCCTGCCCGGACGCCTGGGCAGGATTCGTGGCACAGATTCGTCAGCGCTACGGGCGCCTTGATGTACTGCTGGCCTGTGCCGGCGGCCTTGGCCTGGGCAGCGCCACCGACACCAGCCCGCAAACCTGGGAAGCGGCGTTGCGCAGCAACCTGGACAGTGCCTTCTACAGTGCCCGGGCCTGCCTGCCTCTGCTGCTGGAAAGTACCGGCAACATCGTGCTGATCGGGTCCATTGCCTCACTGGCGGCGGGCCCCGAAGTCTGCGGCTACACCACCGCCAAGCATGCGCTGCTCGGCCTCAATCGTTCGCTGGCCAGAGATTACGGCCCGCGCGGTGTACGAGTGAACGCCGTCTGCCCGGGCTGGGTGCGCACGCCCATGGCCGATCAGGAGATGCAGCCGCTGATGGATTTTTATGGCGAAACGCTGCAGCAAGCCTATGACCGGGTCTGCGCCGACGTGCCGTTGCGACGACCGGCCAGCGCCGAGGAAATGGCCAGGGTTTGCCGCTTCCTGGCCTCTAGCGAAGCGTCGATTATCACGGGCGCAACCGTGGTGGCCGACGGCGGCTCGAGCATCGTCGATGTGCCGACCCTGGCCTACACCCACATGGAGCCGTCTCATGCCTGA
- a CDS encoding molybdenum cofactor biosynthesis F family protein, with translation MTTSSDWITVGALADGFAPEAFILPNLADLNGKAFTLNFANGWQIEHRFDTEVLSWTAADGHSTGTANYRATSVRPGLYLVDFIKHEGGQAWSISLVLDTVSAAFTAVIGRMPTQDQTREGLYSRALAGKHLTSVEVEFLHGSLDRPWQEGQCPHAPTSELSGLRNLYRYSPSEVYEHIYLNDQFYSWQCLKGVEQGLCDTDRCHYYKIADQLYLFVWREKIIPTLGLVLIDLQQHRSDGKIFGYAGSSFDELSNFPVSSYCQVLNRTEYPNA, from the coding sequence ATGACAACATCATCCGACTGGATCACCGTTGGCGCCCTGGCCGACGGCTTCGCCCCTGAAGCCTTCATCCTGCCGAACCTGGCCGACCTGAACGGCAAGGCCTTCACGCTGAACTTCGCCAATGGCTGGCAGATCGAACATCGTTTCGACACCGAAGTCCTATCCTGGACCGCTGCCGATGGGCACTCCACGGGCACTGCAAACTATCGAGCCACCTCAGTGCGTCCAGGTCTGTACCTGGTGGACTTCATCAAGCACGAAGGTGGTCAAGCCTGGTCGATCAGCCTGGTGCTCGACACCGTTAGCGCTGCATTCACCGCCGTGATCGGCCGCATGCCGACCCAGGATCAAACCCGTGAAGGCCTCTACAGCCGTGCGCTGGCGGGCAAGCACCTGACCTCGGTCGAAGTCGAGTTTTTGCATGGCAGCCTTGATCGTCCGTGGCAGGAAGGCCAATGCCCTCACGCACCGACCAGCGAACTGAGCGGCCTGCGCAACCTGTATCGCTACAGCCCAAGTGAAGTCTACGAACACATCTACCTCAACGATCAGTTCTATTCCTGGCAGTGCCTCAAGGGCGTCGAGCAAGGCCTGTGCGACACCGACCGTTGTCACTACTACAAGATCGCCGATCAGCTGTACCTGTTCGTCTGGCGCGAGAAGATCATCCCGACCCTCGGCCTGGTGCTGATCGACCTGCAACAGCACCGCAGCGACGGCAAGATCTTCGGTTATGCCGGGTCGTCCTTCGATGAACTGTCGAACTTTCCGGTCAGCTCTTACTGCCAGGTTCTCAACCGGACGGAGTATCCCAATGCCTGA
- a CDS encoding helix-turn-helix transcriptional regulator gives MNALPTQEIAGHCLQAFTQLVPASQAAFYCVDRQLQARDFRLHCMSDEMHRDYLDNYRRFDPLQPRNCLSSGRAVVPLGFAMARQPTRDSRRYRDFLQRYGIVDVVEILAHRAGQPQAAISMLRTAEQGAFTTDQLAQLNALQSLLQLAVANIQPCEDPLTGLTPKERQIALLLRQGASNKQLALELKVGLPTIKTHLINLFRKTGVSSRTELVGTLFLQL, from the coding sequence ATGAATGCCCTCCCCACCCAGGAAATCGCCGGCCATTGCCTGCAAGCTTTCACTCAACTCGTACCTGCCAGTCAGGCGGCGTTCTACTGTGTCGACCGGCAACTGCAAGCCCGTGACTTCCGGCTGCATTGCATGAGCGATGAGATGCATCGCGACTATCTGGACAACTACCGTCGGTTCGACCCTTTGCAACCGCGAAATTGCCTGTCCAGCGGGCGAGCCGTGGTGCCTCTGGGTTTTGCCATGGCCCGACAGCCGACACGGGACAGTCGGCGCTATCGGGACTTTCTGCAGCGCTATGGCATTGTCGATGTGGTGGAAATCCTCGCCCATCGCGCCGGCCAGCCTCAGGCCGCGATCTCGATGTTACGCACCGCCGAACAAGGCGCCTTCACCACCGACCAACTGGCCCAGCTCAATGCCTTGCAGTCCCTGCTGCAACTCGCCGTCGCGAACATACAGCCCTGCGAAGATCCGCTGACCGGCCTGACGCCCAAGGAGCGGCAGATCGCGTTGTTACTGCGCCAGGGCGCCAGCAACAAGCAACTGGCCCTGGAACTGAAAGTCGGTCTGCCGACCATCAAGACCCACCTGATCAACCTGTTTCGCAAGACCGGCGTCAGCAGCCGCACCGAGCTGGTCGGAACCCTGTTTCTCCAGCTCTGA
- a CDS encoding cupin domain-containing protein: MTLTTLKKDIQLSELDAWGSVADLGSEILEGEVKAFGKMTFGAPTDPVSSAYFGTTQGKFRMVYPFAEQATVVTGEVVLTNESTGQSARYKAGDSWFVTKGTPVLWEVVSESFVKHYFAVA; this comes from the coding sequence ATGACCCTTACCACCCTCAAGAAAGACATCCAGCTGTCCGAACTGGACGCCTGGGGCTCCGTTGCCGACCTCGGCTCGGAAATCCTCGAAGGCGAAGTCAAAGCCTTCGGCAAAATGACTTTCGGCGCACCGACCGACCCGGTCAGCAGTGCCTATTTCGGCACCACCCAGGGCAAGTTCCGCATGGTCTATCCGTTCGCCGAACAAGCTACGGTGGTTACCGGCGAAGTGGTCCTGACCAACGAATCCACCGGCCAGAGTGCTCGCTACAAGGCCGGCGACAGCTGGTTCGTGACCAAAGGCACTCCCGTGCTGTGGGAAGTGGTCAGCGAAAGTTTCGTCAAACACTACTTCGCTGTCGCTTGA
- a CDS encoding NAD(P)/FAD-dependent oxidoreductase: MINIETPTYYTATKKYNLSFPTLEQDVEADVVVIGGGFSGINTALELAEKGITNIVVLEARYLGFGGTGRNGGQIMAGIGHDLEKIKKDVGEDGLRQVFEISDLGADIIKDRIAKYNIDADFCHGYGYMGFNARQEKTLRAWEKDFKSINSKHEIRFLGGSDVKQIIGSDAYSSALLHTGGGHVHSLNLLLGEAKALVGHGVRIFENSPALEVSYGERITVRTGRGSVKASKLLWACDSFLNKLEPELHRSTINTYAFQMMTEPLSDELINRISPIRGAYSDIRPVIDYYRVTNENRLLFGAATPLVEHIPLDLKAWNRNLMLKIFPYLKDVKIDLAWGGPMACSPNLFPQIGTLPGRSNAFFVQGYSGFGVTPSHIICKVLAEGMSEGSARYDLVSSIHRPTILGKDAFRPLLLTAGKSWHQLSGYWNGRR; this comes from the coding sequence ATGATCAATATCGAAACGCCCACCTATTACACGGCCACCAAAAAATACAATCTCAGCTTCCCGACCCTGGAACAGGATGTGGAAGCCGACGTTGTGGTCATTGGCGGTGGTTTCTCCGGCATCAATACCGCGCTTGAGCTCGCCGAAAAAGGCATCACCAACATCGTTGTGCTGGAGGCGCGTTACCTGGGTTTCGGTGGCACCGGGCGCAATGGAGGGCAGATCATGGCCGGCATCGGTCACGACCTGGAGAAGATCAAGAAGGACGTGGGCGAGGACGGTCTGCGCCAGGTCTTCGAGATCAGCGACCTGGGCGCGGACATCATCAAGGACCGCATCGCCAAGTACAACATCGATGCCGACTTCTGCCACGGCTACGGCTACATGGGCTTCAACGCTCGCCAGGAAAAGACCCTGCGCGCCTGGGAAAAAGACTTCAAATCGATCAACAGCAAACACGAGATTCGCTTTCTCGGTGGTTCGGACGTCAAGCAAATCATCGGCTCCGATGCCTACAGCAGCGCATTGCTGCACACGGGCGGCGGTCACGTCCATTCGTTGAACCTGCTACTCGGTGAAGCCAAGGCACTGGTTGGGCACGGCGTGCGGATTTTCGAGAACAGTCCAGCGCTGGAAGTCAGCTATGGCGAGCGCATCACCGTGCGCACCGGCCGTGGTTCAGTAAAGGCCAGCAAGCTTCTGTGGGCCTGCGACAGTTTCCTCAACAAGCTGGAACCTGAGCTGCACCGCTCGACCATAAACACTTACGCTTTCCAGATGATGACCGAGCCACTGTCGGACGAGTTGATCAACCGCATCAGCCCGATTCGCGGCGCCTACAGCGACATTCGTCCGGTGATCGACTACTACCGCGTCACCAACGAAAACCGTCTGTTGTTCGGTGCGGCCACACCGCTGGTCGAGCACATCCCCCTGGACCTGAAAGCCTGGAACCGCAACCTGATGCTGAAGATTTTCCCGTACCTCAAGGACGTGAAAATCGATCTGGCCTGGGGCGGTCCGATGGCCTGCAGCCCGAATCTGTTCCCGCAGATCGGCACCCTGCCCGGTCGCAGCAACGCCTTCTTCGTTCAGGGCTATTCGGGCTTCGGCGTCACCCCCAGCCACATCATCTGCAAGGTGCTGGCCGAAGGCATGAGTGAAGGCTCGGCGCGCTATGACCTGGTCAGCTCGATCCACCGCCCTACCATCCTTGGCAAAGATGCGTTTCGCCCACTGTTGCTGACCGCCGGCAAGTCCTGGCACCAGCTGTCAGGTTATTGGAACGGGCGTCGGTAA
- the hpaR gene encoding homoprotocatechuate degradation operon regulator HpaR, with translation MLKPRQSLTLTLLQAREAAMSFFRPSLNQHGLTEQQWRVIRILSQHGELEIYRLAELACILKPSMTGVLVRMEAAGMVHRRKAEQDQRRVLVTLAEKGEACFESMSQCMEENYQRLQAQLGEEKLQTLLGLLNELKTIKR, from the coding sequence ATGCTCAAACCCCGGCAATCCCTGACCTTGACCCTGCTGCAAGCACGTGAAGCAGCCATGAGTTTTTTTCGTCCCTCGCTCAACCAGCACGGGTTGACTGAACAACAGTGGCGGGTTATCCGCATTCTCAGTCAGCACGGGGAGCTGGAAATCTACCGGCTGGCGGAACTGGCGTGCATCCTCAAACCGAGCATGACCGGTGTGCTGGTGCGCATGGAGGCGGCCGGCATGGTCCATCGGCGCAAGGCCGAGCAGGACCAGCGACGGGTGCTGGTGACCCTGGCCGAAAAGGGCGAGGCGTGCTTTGAGTCCATGAGCCAGTGCATGGAAGAGAACTACCAACGGTTGCAGGCACAGTTGGGAGAGGAGAAGTTGCAGACGTTGCTCGGGCTGCTCAACGAGTTGAAGACCATCAAGCGCTGA
- a CDS encoding NAD-dependent succinate-semialdehyde dehydrogenase: protein MKLNDLKLLREQAYINGQWVDADDGSRFAVTNPADGEVIAQISSLGQAETARAIAAAQAALPAWRGKTAKDRSKVLRTWFELIMAHQEDLARLLSWEQGKPLAESRGEVAYGASFIEWFAEEAKRVYGDVIPHDKQGRRLVVIKQAIGVVAAITPWNFPNAMITRKVGPALAAGCTVVLKPASETPLSALALAELGERAGIPAGVLNVVTGTRSREIGAELTGNPAVQKLSFTGSTGIGKLLMAQCAQTIKKVSLELGGNAPFIVFEDADLDAAVEGAIGSKFRNSGQTCVCTNRLLVQNSVYDEFARRLVLAVDALKVARAETEGAQQGPLINAKAVAKVEEHINDALAQGATLLAGGKPHALGGNFFEPTVLGDVTPVMLVARDETFGPLAPLFRFDTEAEAIAMANDTEFGLASYVYTRDLGRAWRVSEALEYGMVGVNEGLISTEVAPFGGIKQSGLGREGSKYGIDDYIEQKYMCLSIK, encoded by the coding sequence ATGAAACTTAACGATTTGAAACTGCTGCGCGAGCAGGCTTACATCAATGGCCAATGGGTCGACGCCGATGACGGTTCACGCTTCGCGGTGACCAACCCGGCGGATGGCGAAGTCATCGCCCAAATCAGCTCCCTCGGCCAAGCCGAAACCGCCCGCGCCATCGCCGCGGCCCAGGCCGCCCTGCCCGCCTGGCGCGGCAAAACCGCCAAGGATCGCAGCAAGGTATTGCGCACATGGTTCGAGCTGATCATGGCCCATCAGGAAGACCTGGCCCGCCTGCTCAGTTGGGAACAAGGCAAACCGCTGGCCGAGAGTCGTGGCGAAGTTGCCTATGGCGCGAGCTTTATCGAGTGGTTCGCCGAAGAGGCCAAGCGGGTCTACGGCGATGTGATTCCTCATGACAAGCAAGGTCGGCGGCTGGTGGTGATCAAGCAAGCCATCGGGGTGGTGGCGGCCATCACACCGTGGAATTTTCCCAATGCAATGATCACCCGCAAGGTCGGTCCAGCGCTGGCCGCCGGTTGCACCGTGGTGCTTAAACCGGCTTCAGAAACCCCATTGTCGGCTTTGGCCCTGGCTGAACTCGGCGAACGCGCCGGCATTCCGGCGGGCGTGCTGAACGTCGTCACCGGCACCCGCTCTCGAGAAATCGGTGCGGAGCTGACGGGTAACCCGGCAGTGCAAAAACTCTCGTTCACCGGCTCCACCGGCATCGGCAAATTGCTGATGGCCCAGTGTGCGCAAACCATCAAGAAAGTCAGCCTGGAACTGGGCGGTAACGCGCCCTTTATCGTCTTCGAAGACGCCGACCTGGATGCCGCCGTGGAAGGTGCGATCGGCTCGAAATTCCGCAACAGCGGCCAGACCTGTGTCTGTACCAACCGCTTGCTGGTACAAAACAGTGTCTATGACGAGTTCGCCCGCCGCCTGGTGCTGGCAGTCGACGCCCTGAAGGTCGCCCGGGCCGAGACCGAAGGCGCGCAACAAGGGCCGTTGATCAACGCCAAGGCGGTGGCCAAGGTCGAGGAACACATCAACGACGCACTGGCCCAGGGCGCGACGCTGCTGGCCGGCGGCAAACCCCACGCACTGGGCGGCAACTTCTTCGAGCCCACGGTCCTCGGCGACGTCACCCCGGTCATGCTGGTGGCCCGGGATGAGACCTTCGGCCCGCTGGCACCGCTGTTCCGTTTCGACACCGAAGCCGAGGCAATCGCCATGGCCAACGATACCGAGTTCGGTCTGGCGTCCTATGTCTACACCCGCGACCTGGGCCGGGCCTGGCGCGTCAGCGAGGCGCTGGAGTACGGCATGGTCGGAGTCAACGAAGGACTGATCTCCACCGAAGTGGCGCCGTTCGGCGGGATAAAGCAGTCAGGGTTGGGCCGCGAAGGTTCCAAGTATGGGATCGATGATTACATCGAGCAGAAGTACATGTGCCTGAGCATCAAATAA
- the hpaI gene encoding 4-hydroxy-2-oxoheptanedioate aldolase, with protein MDMPINRFKQRLKSGEAQIGLWLGLADAYCAELAANAGFDWLLIDGEHAPNDLRGLLGQLQAVAPYPSHPVIRPVIGDIALIKQVLDIGAQTLLVPMVESAEQARELVRAIHYPPQGIRGVGSALARASRWNSIPGYLDKADEQMCLLVQIENREGLVNLDAIAAVEGVDGVFIGPADLSASMGHRGNPGHPEVQTAIEDAIVRIQKAGKAAGILSADETLARRYIELGAAFVAVGVDTTVLMRGLQTLAGKFKDAPVPTSSGGVY; from the coding sequence ATGGACATGCCCATCAACCGTTTCAAACAACGCCTCAAAAGCGGCGAAGCTCAGATAGGCCTCTGGCTCGGTCTGGCCGACGCCTACTGTGCCGAGCTGGCAGCCAATGCCGGTTTCGATTGGCTGCTGATCGACGGCGAACATGCACCCAATGATCTTCGCGGGTTGCTCGGCCAGCTTCAGGCAGTGGCGCCCTACCCCAGTCATCCGGTGATACGCCCGGTGATCGGCGATATCGCGCTGATCAAGCAGGTGTTGGATATCGGCGCCCAGACCCTGCTGGTGCCGATGGTTGAAAGTGCCGAACAGGCACGGGAACTGGTGCGTGCGATTCACTATCCGCCCCAGGGCATACGCGGTGTCGGCAGTGCGCTGGCCCGTGCGTCACGCTGGAACAGCATTCCCGGTTACCTCGACAAAGCGGATGAACAAATGTGCCTGCTGGTACAGATCGAGAACCGCGAAGGCCTGGTCAACCTGGATGCCATTGCGGCGGTCGAGGGCGTGGACGGGGTGTTTATCGGCCCGGCGGATTTGAGCGCGTCCATGGGCCATCGCGGCAATCCGGGGCATCCCGAGGTGCAGACGGCCATCGAGGACGCCATCGTGCGGATTCAGAAGGCCGGCAAGGCCGCAGGCATTCTCAGCGCCGACGAGACACTCGCCCGGCGCTATATCGAGTTGGGCGCGGCATTCGTTGCCGTGGGTGTCGACACCACCGTGCTGATGCGTGGCCTGCAAACCCTCGCCGGCAAATTCAAAGATGCTCCGGTGCCCACCAGCTCCGGCGGCGTGTACTGA